GTTGAATTTGACGGCGGTCTCAGTCATTTTCTCATGGGTTTCCTCGGAGCCGCCGACCAGGCAGAAGTTGTCGCCCCGGGTGATGCGGCGATGCTCATCCCGGCCGTCCAAGCCCATGCCCAGCAGCAGGGCGGTGTTGTTTTTCGATGCGTCAGCCATGCGAACAGCTCCTTTCCTGTCACTAATATAGTACCTTTTCTCAAAAAATCCAGCCGGAAAGATGCGGCAGCCGGTTTCAATACAGAATATCGTGCCAGTCGCCGTCGAAACCGAGGCTCCGCAAGAGGCGGATGTGCGGCTGCAGAAAACCGAAATCAGACAGGTGGTGCGCATCGCTTCCGAAACTGAGCTTCACTCCGGCCGCCAGCGCGCGCCGCGTGAATTCCGGGTGCGCGCTGTTATGGTGAAAATTGACTTCGGCCGCCATGCGGTATGTTTTCAGCAGCGCGATGATACGGTCGAAATACGGTTCCGGGTCGATGCCCCGCTTGCGGAGAATTCGCAGCGGATGGGCCAGTACCGGAATTCCGGCCCGGCCGTACGCTTCGATCATGCGGAGATGGAGCTCCCCGAGTTCTCCCGGCGGACAGTTCGGGTCAAGATGGTGAATTCCCCCGATCAGGGCTGCCGCATTTTCACGCAGTGCGGTTGTCATGACCGGTTCGCACTTCCGGGTGATATCGACTTCGAAGCCGGCCCGGAACCGTTCGTCGCCGAAACAGCGGCAATATGCGAGGAAGTCCGGGAGCCGGTTCACCGCATACGGTTCGCGCAACCCGTTGAAAAACCAGTCGAAACCGAAAAATCCGCGCTTGGTGAAGTAGAGCTGCCCGCTGTGTTCGGTCACGTCGCAGCCCGCGAGATTGAACATCTCCATCAACTCCTTTTCCGCCTCGAAATCCATATTTTCCCCGCAGTAGGCGTACGGCGTGTGCGTGTGGCGGTCGAACCATTCGAAACCGTCCGGAAGCCGGAATGAATCGGTTTCGTATCTGACTGTTCCGTTGTCGTCAAGTTCGATCCGGGCGAAAGAGAACGGCGACTCGCAGAGGGCCGGCGCGCAGAGAAACGTGGCCTTCCCGTCGAAAACCGGTTCGCTCCCGGCATGATGGTGGCCGGAGATGGAGAGCACGCAGCCGGTCGCGTGCATTTTTGCGATGATTTCGTCCCGGTTCCGGTAGCCGTAAGGAGAGTTTCCGGTCCCGGCCGGAAAAACGGGTACGTGCTGCAGTGCCACGAGCTGTCCGTCGAAACCGGAACGCGCCCGGTCGAATTTCGCCAGCTCCTCCGGCAGCCGCTCGGCGTTCCAGCCGGGCCGCTCCGGGTCGAGGAACGGGATGATCCTGGTGCGCTTGATCTCAATATACTCCGGCGGCTTCGGAATGCATTCATAGAATGCGGCGGGCGGAAGATCGTGATTGCCGGGAATGGCGATGACCGGCACCGGCACTTCCCGCAGCAGGGCGCCGAGCTCGTTCAGGCGGCCGATTGCGGCGCGGTCCCCGGCCATTGCCGGGTCGATGAGGTCGCCGGCCGCAATGACCGCATCGGGCCAGCCTTCGATTTCAAGCAGTTTCAGGAACCGTTTCAGCAGCAGGGCCCCGTAAGCTCCCTTCCGGCCGGGATTCCTTCGGTTCGGGCCGCCGGAATAATGAATATCGGTGACGACTGCGAGGCGGATGCTCATGGTTTCCGCTCCTTCAGGGCTTTTTTCCGGCCGTCGGGACCGATTGCCACGAAGGTGCATTCGCCGCGGAGCGCTCGCTCACCGCCGACCCGGGCTTCGATCGAAAAGGTGACGCTGCTGCGGCCGAACTCCGGCTTGCCCGCATAAAAATCGAGGATTTCGCCGGCCTTGACCGGCCGCGTCAGGTAAAATTCGGAGAACCGGTAGCCGACCGGATGGGATTCCCCGGTACACCGGGCCGCGTGAATCGCCGCCTGTTCGGCTGTAAAATCGAGCATCCGGCCGCCGTAAAGATTGCCGCCGACGCCGAGGTCGAGCTCTTTTACCAGCCGGGAACCGAGAAAGAACGGTAGTTGTTCCGGTGATTGACTCATGGTGCTGCATCCTCCCTGTTTGCCGGATCAATATAATTCCATTGGCCGCCGCCGGCAAACCGGAAAGGGGGGGAATATCGATAAAGTATATAAATATAGATATTTTTTTATCAAATGGCTTGAAAACCTGCGTTCGACAGTATATGTTGAATAGCGAAGAACGGATATTCCGCAGTTCCCGCGGAGGTTTGGATTCTTCGTTCCCTATTCCCTTTTTCCCGGGCCGGATGTTTTCCCTGCATCCGGCTTCTTTCTTTCCGGATGGCGGGCGCAGGTTTGCATTGCGCAGGTTGCCGATAAAGCTTCCCGGAATTTCGGGAACATGGGGTGCTGCGGCGGCAGAACGGATATGCCGCCGCCATGCCCGGGGGAATGGGATTGGGTAAGAAGAACCCTCCCGCGGATGCTGAAAATGCAGAAAAAGCATCCGGGGGAGGGCGGGGAAAAGAGTGCCCGTTTCTTTTCCGGAGAACACCATTACTATATCACCGCAAAAGCGGTTTGCAAGCACGCAAATTAGATTTGTCTAATTTTTTTGGAAAATTTTTCCCGCGTAAGGTGAATGAAGCCGGAAAGACGGTCAGGATTTGCCGTCGTCGCGGTGGCGGTACACGGACTGGATGAGTCCGCAGGCCGCCATCAGCATCAGGAAAAAGGAGCCGCCGTAGCTGACGAACGGCAGCGACAGGCCGGTCACCGGCGTGAGGCCGATGCTCATGCCGATGTTGATGAAGCAGTGTGTGAAGATGATTGCCGCAATGCCGATGCAGAGATAGCGCCCGAACGGATCATCGGTCAGGAACGCGGTCCGCAGGATCGAGTAGAGCAGCAGCAGGTAGGCGAGGAAAATCAGCGCGCAGCCGATGAAGCCGGTCTCTTCTGCGATGATCGAGAAGATGAAGTCGTTGTTGGCCGCCATCTGGGGCAGGAAGCCGAGGGAGTTCTGGGTCCCTTCGCCGATGCCTTTCCCGGTGAGTCCGCCCGAGGCGACCGCAAGGTAGGCCTGCCACGGCTGGTAGCCGGTGCTGGCGAGAAAGTCCTCCGGATGCAGGAACGCGAGGATGCGGTTCAGCTGGTAGCCTTTCAGGAAAGGCCGTATCTTCAGCACCTCGTTGGCGACGATGAGGCCGAATCCGACGGTCGAGGTGACGGAGACGAAAATGATGTACCGCCACTTGAGCCCCGCGCAGAACACGATGGCCAGATAAATCGGCAGCAGGATCAGGGCGCTGCCGAAGTCGGGCTCCTTCA
The sequence above is drawn from the Victivallis lenta genome and encodes:
- a CDS encoding metallophosphoesterase, producing MSIRLAVVTDIHYSGGPNRRNPGRKGAYGALLLKRFLKLLEIEGWPDAVIAAGDLIDPAMAGDRAAIGRLNELGALLREVPVPVIAIPGNHDLPPAAFYECIPKPPEYIEIKRTRIIPFLDPERPGWNAERLPEELAKFDRARSGFDGQLVALQHVPVFPAGTGNSPYGYRNRDEIIAKMHATGCVLSISGHHHAGSEPVFDGKATFLCAPALCESPFSFARIELDDNGTVRYETDSFRLPDGFEWFDRHTHTPYAYCGENMDFEAEKELMEMFNLAGCDVTEHSGQLYFTKRGFFGFDWFFNGLREPYAVNRLPDFLAYCRCFGDERFRAGFEVDITRKCEPVMTTALRENAAALIGGIHHLDPNCPPGELGELHLRMIEAYGRAGIPVLAHPLRILRKRGIDPEPYFDRIIALLKTYRMAAEVNFHHNSAHPEFTRRALAAGVKLSFGSDAHHLSDFGFLQPHIRLLRSLGFDGDWHDILY
- a CDS encoding hotdog domain-containing protein, which translates into the protein MSQSPEQLPFFLGSRLVKELDLGVGGNLYGGRMLDFTAEQAAIHAARCTGESHPVGYRFSEFYLTRPVKAGEILDFYAGKPEFGRSSVTFSIEARVGGERALRGECTFVAIGPDGRKKALKERKP
- a CDS encoding FtsW/RodA/SpoVE family cell cycle protein, coding for MTAKRKQQPDYGLPMRLLHYLGSFDFVQVTALLFLIAVGLVFIYSTGVQIGTATALQAFNRQLLWVGSGTLLWLIGSMLNLRRTEYKVLSLLFYLFTLVLLLLLPFVGQKVNGAVSWLNIPGVGFRLQPSEFAKLSLIMLLAAMFSTAVFSVNKFFCLLLSGITVAIPLVLILKEPDFGSALILLPIYLAIVFCAGLKWRYIIFVSVTSTVGFGLIVANEVLKIRPFLKGYQLNRILAFLHPEDFLASTGYQPWQAYLAVASGGLTGKGIGEGTQNSLGFLPQMAANNDFIFSIIAEETGFIGCALIFLAYLLLLYSILRTAFLTDDPFGRYLCIGIAAIIFTHCFINIGMSIGLTPVTGLSLPFVSYGGSFFLMLMAACGLIQSVYRHRDDGKS